The genomic window TGATGGATGTGTGCAGCTCCCTGCCATCTGACTCGCTTGGGGTCTGACGAACGTATCCCATGACTTTCAAGCTCTTGAGCGCCTTGGACAGCTTCGTACGAGAGATCCCCATGATGATGCTGAGGTCCGACGGCAGCATTCGATGCTCCCTGTCCAGCTGGAGGAGGACATCGTATTGCAGCCAGGAAACACCTAGTGGGTTCACCGGAGCACGTTCCGCGACCAGCTCGCACTGCAGATGCATCAAGATGCTTCGCACGTCCATCGTAGTTTCCTTTCGCGTATAGTTGCCATATAGCAATTATATGCGAATTGGGTGGACTTCCCTCGGCCACGACCGAAATCCAGGGCGGCGTCGAACCGAGTGCACTCCCGGAGATTCGGTATAGGTGGTTGCACTCGCCGTCACAGCAACCGCCCAGCAGATGGCTACCTGCCGCACCGTTGGCAAAGCACCCGGCGACGCAAGCTGGGAAACAGACCCCTCAAAGCCAACCCGTCAAAGCAGCATTCTGTTTATCAAATCCGATGTCTTGTTAGAGACCGTGTGGCATGCAAGTAACTGGGATATCAACGCGACCTTGTTTGTAATCAAACATACCGATATCACCTCCAATACGTGGCGTATTGCGACGCTTTCCTAGAAGAAGGCGCACACTAGACCGAGGAGGTCTGCCGGTATTACAAGCTTGGAGACCCGACCTGGGCTAAGAGCGCGTTCGGCTATAAGAATTTTGCTGCCGTCGCATGCCCAGCAGTATTTGCCGGGTTCCAGCACGCAAATGGGCGAGGTGTCTTCATACACCCGCCTGCTATGCGGTTGCACCCATCCTCACGAGTTTTGCACCCACCTGGCTGGAACCTGCACCCACCCAGAGCCTTGTATCAAAATGAACGTCGAAGTAACTAGTACCCCGCTGGATCGTTGATCTGGCGGGGTTTTCCTTTATCTGCCTACCGCCCGGCATATCCAAGCGCACTGTCGAAGACGGGCAACCCCGCTACCGCTTCCGCATCTTTGGATGGTCAAGTCCTGGGTAGTGGTTTACCTGTATTTCGAATCGGGGTTAGTTTTACGGTGATGGTTTATGGGTATCTCGGGGATGACTGCTGGTGGTGAGCACGCGGCAATCTCCTTGTTGTCGGTGGGGTGTTCATCGATGATTCTGGTGGCAATGGTCTGTTTGGTCTGGGTCAGTCTGGTTAGTGATATGTAGCGTTTTTACTGAATGTCAATCATCGTGCTGTTCAGTTAGAACTACGCCGACGAGGCGATGACCGCGTCGCGGTTCGGGAAAATTCCAACGACATCGGTGGGAGGCAAGATTTCCCGATTGAGCTGCTCAGTGGGGTTGTTCAACCAGATTTTGGTCCACACCGCTTTCGGCGCAGAATTAAAAGCGGACAACTCATCAACAGACTCTTCGAGGTAGTCAGTGACATGGGAAAATTTCTGCTGGCAAAACTCGACAGCATCGCGGGCTAGGTTCCATACGGCTTTGGTATCAGGTTGCTGAAAAATCGTGTGGAACATTGCCGATAGGGCTGGCCATTGGGTTTTCGGTATCTGAGAGGAAAGGTTCTTAGCAAAGTGCGTTCGACATCGCTGCGAGGCGGGCGCGACAGTCAGAAATTATCTCATCGAGTTTTTGGCCATCTCGCTGACCTGTGACTTCGCCAAGTTGCCTATCCCGAGAGTGGCCAAGTCATTCATTTTGCGAGTGGAGACCCCCTTTCAAGTAACGTGGCGATCGCTGTTGTTAGGGCGCGTTCGCTGCGACTGCAGCGTTACAGGAGTCGGTCTGGGAAGAATGACCCGGTGCGCAGCTTCACGATTGACACGTCGATGCTGCCGACTCGGGTGTTGAGTTGGTGGTGACGATAGCCGTTGCGTGTGTTGGTTCGCATCGATCAGACGGTGGCGTGATCAGCGCCGCAGACGGTATCTGCTTAGGCAGACAGGATCTAGTTGATGAGATCCTGCAAATCTGGCGCATCAATTCTGGGCAAGCGTGAGTGAGCAGCTCTTCGAGATACGCGGTTGGGTCGATACTGATTAGGATCAGTGGCCACTGCGGTGTCTTTTTCTTTTGAGGATAGGTAAGAGTTGATTCGAAAGGTCTCCGCGAGGACCGCCACTGTACACACCGGCACGAGACTTACCGCGGGCTACAGATACACCACGCTAGTTGATGCAATCTCCTGCTACGATCTGTCGGTTAATTCATCGCACTTAGTTTGGGATAGAACACCCTTGACGCTTGGCGCCGAGACACGGGTCGCAATGACGCCGAGACACGGGTCGCAATGACGCCGAGACACGGGTTAGTGTATCGTGGTTGTTACTTGTGGCGATGATTCGGAGGCTTGTCATGTATTTACCTCGTGTGTTGGATTGTGTAGTTTCTCGCCACTTGGATGGGTTTGGTGGAGTACTCATCGAGGGTGTGCGCGCCTGTGGGAAAACCGAGACAGGGCGGCATCATGCCGCGTCGGAAATCGCGCTCGATTCATCGTCGATCGGTGTCCGTACTGCTTTAGAGACCGATCCGAGCCTCGTTCTAGAAGGAGAGACGCCGCGTCTGATTGATGAGTGGCAAGTTGAACCGTTGTTGTGGAACGACGTACGGCGAGAAATAGACGCGCGAGGAAAGCCGGGGCAGTTCATCCTGACGGGCTCTGCCGTACCGGCAGATAACGAGCGTCGCCATCCTGGTTCCCATCGCATCATGAAGGCGCGGATGCGCCCGATGACGCTGCATGAACGTGGGCTGGGAGTTTCTCGGGTGAGCCTTGAGGGACTGTTTTCTGGGCGAGCGTTCGAAACGACGCTGGAACCGGATATTGATATCCGTGACGTGCTTGACCAGCTTGTTCACGGGGGCTGGCCCGGTGACCTTCACAAATCAGCAAGCCAAGCTCAAGATGGCCTCCAAGCGTACATTGACGAGGTTATTTCTAGCGATCTGGCTCGTCTTGATAATGAGCCGCGGCGGGATCCAATTCGGATGTGGGAGCTGTTCCGCTCCTTATCGCGCCATGTTGGAACAGAAGTCCAGTACACAACGATTGCTGGAGACATATCTGCTACAACTCCTATTGCGCCAGAGACGGTTGTAGAGTATCTCAATACTCTACAGAGACTGTTTCTCCTGGAATATCAAGATGCATGGGCACCGCACATTCGCTCGCGTTACGCTGTACGTACTAGCCCGAAGATTCACTTCGTTGATCCAGCTCTCGCTGCAGCGGCTCTCGGCGTAGGTGTTGATAGATTGCTGAACGATCTTGAGACAGCTGGGCAGTGGTTCGAGTCGTGGATTGTTCAGCATCTGCGAGTTTTTGCAGAACCGTTGCGCGGCAGAGTGCTTCACTACCGAGATAAGTCTGGGCGTGAGGCAGACGCTGTGGTGGTTCTCCCGGATGGCTCATGGGGTGCTGTCGAAGTGAAACTGGGGCAGAGGCAAGTTCAGGCTGGAAAAGATTCTCTTCTCAAATTCGCGGACACGATAAACATTGATAAGACCGGTGCGCCGGCTTTCCTTGCAGTAGTAACGGCAAACGGCCCAACGATGAGGATGGGTGACGGCGTTATCACCTTCCCGATCAGCTCGCTTGCTCCGTAGGGGCGAGACCACCATCTTTAACACTGACAGGCTCCAAACGGGTAAAGATAGGTATGCATACGAGGTGGACATCCTGCCTCAGCGATCAACGACCTCATCAACCGAGCCGCGACCGGCGTGATGGACATGGATGAATACGATTGTAAATACCGCAACCTTGAACAATCCCTCCAGGTCAAATCCTGTGGTGTGGTGTACGAGTGTGTTTCTCGCATCCTAGTCGAGTTTTCTTCTGCATAGTCCAGATTTTTCCGTCTACGCAAACGGAAAAATCTAAGACCGCTCGGTATGCAAACTTTGCGGCGGCGTCAGTATCAAGGGCAGTTGTTGTCGATGTTTTCTTGGAAGCCTGAAGGGTCGCCGAGCTTGGCACGTTCAAGATAGTCTTTGAAGAATCTACGTGTAGCGTCATCGGATCGTTGAGGGCTCATATAGCCCATGTTAGGCACGTTACTTAGGTGCTCAATCGCCTTATTTGCCCTATGCGTATCCGTGGCGTAATTGCTGAGCCATTCTTTTTCCCATGCGCATTCAAAAAGCAGAGACGCACGTGTATCTCCATAGCCTGTTTGGAATGTTAGCTTGGTATCTTCACCCTCGAGAGCCTCGGGTGGGGTATACGAATCAGGCCAGGTAAGCTGGGCAACAGAATCTTTATATTCTTTATTTATTTCATCATAAGAAACTATGCTGCGTTTTTCCGAGCTCTGGGGTTTTGCTTGCTGACTGCAAGCGGTCGTGGACAATGCACATGTACAAGCAAGTAATGCTCCAATAGCTCGTTTTCGATTATTTTTGTTGCTCATGGTTTTCCTGTTCCTTTCATTGTATAGATCAGCGTAGAGCTAGAGCGGGTTGAAGTCGCGCCGCTCGGAGAGCTGGTGCAATCGAGCCGATGAGTGCGGTGATAATAGCTGCCGTGATTGCCGCTACCGCTGCGAAGTAGGGATATTCTGGTTTTGCGGCGGGGCTGTCTGATGGAAGAAATAGGGGGATGCCTTCCACGATTGCAATTGAGAGAACAATAGCTACGCAGGCAACTATGCCGGCAAGCAGGATGGAGGAGCCGATAACTTGCATTGCTACAGATCCTCTCGTCGCTCCCATCGCACGGCGAATAAGAAGTTCATGTGATCGTTGCTCAATGCTTGCAAGACCAATATTGATCAGTCCAATAGCAGCAACGATAAGCAGCAATGTTGAGGTGACAATAAAACTGAGAGAGATGATATTCAGTACACCCTCATAGTCTTGAGAATCAACACGGGTGATGGTGTTAATCGTGCCGGGAGCATAGTCATGTAGTAAATCGGCAATGAGCATGGAACGTTGCTGATTCGTTCTTGAAGAGGTGTCATGCCAATAGAAAACAGCATTTGTGCTAGTCCACAGGTGAGGAGCTAGGGCCGCAAGTCCTTCCACATTCACGTATATGCGCGCAAAGCTCAACCCGTCGTTGATGATTCCAGTAACTTCAAGCGGAGTTGGCGTTACAGTTGATTGAGTTGTTATATACGAATAGGAATGAAGCGGAAAAATCCGGGAAGCAGGCTTGTTAGCCACAATTTCCAAGCGCGGCATCTGATTTGGCGGCGTTAACCAGCGTCCCTGCACGATCGGTAAGTTATACACCTGTGCATAACTAGCTGTGGTATAAACCGTATCGACGCTCAACCCATTGGAGAAATCTTCCGTACTGGGTGGATTGTCTAAATCACGGTTAGTGACATAGGAATGCTCTTGGTCTGGAGTGAGAACCAGTGTGGCGTGCAGGTTGTATTTCTCGAGCGAGGCGGCCAGATTCGAAAGGGCTGATGAGTTGGAAAAGTGTGGAGAACTAATCGACATCGAATATGTGGGTGCTCGACCATAGAGCTGTTCAATAGTCGAGGCAAGGTATTCTTTTCCGATGCTTCCAGCGAGCACAGAAATAATAACAGCGATGATCCCAATGAGCATTGAAAATCCAGTGAGGAAAGTTCGCCCCGGAGAGATTCGCAGATCCTGGATGATCATCTTAAGCATGAGTAAGTCTTCCAGAATCCATATACATAAGATTTTCACAACGTGCCGCCACATCGTTATCGTGGGTAACGAGCACAAGCGTGGTGCGTGAGGATTCCACCAGTTCCATCAACACATTAAGCACCTGTATCCCCGTATCGGTATCAAGCGCTCCTGTTGGTTCATCGCATATCAATAATTCGGGACGCAACACTAACGCACGCGCAATAGCTACGCGTTGCTGTTCACCGCCGGAGAGGCTGCCAGGATATTCCCTACTACGTTCTGATAACCCCACATCCTCGAGAGCCTGGCTAATACGATCTAATCTTTCCTTGCGTGAGAGTTTTTCGCTCGAATAGAGCAAGCTCAGATCCACGTTCTGGGCTACGTTGAGGTGTCTAATGAGGGAGTAGTTTTGGAACACGAAGCCAATTCTGCTGCCGCGTAGTTTTGAAAGCTTCCGATCGCTCAAACTGGCAACGTTATGATTCCCGTACGTGTAACGACCGGTGAAGTCGGAGTTCAGCAAGCCCAGTATGGATATGAGACTCGTCTTTCCTGACCCTGATTTCCCAATAATGGCATTCGACGTGCCGCGAATAATGCTCAAAGAGACGCTATCCACTGTTGTTAGAATCTGACGACGTCCGAGCCTCACACGTGCCGTCACATCGTCGAGTTTCAGTAGCACTTCGCTCATTACCTACTTCTTTCGCGGATCAAGATGAGGTGCGACAGCACTGATCACATCACCTTCACTCAATCCAGAAGTGATTTCAATGTACGCGCCATCAGAAACACCCAAACTAACTTCTACGACGGAGCTATTTCCGTCTTTCATCAAGGTGACGGCACCTTTTCCCATTCTGCCAGCGACGGCGCTGACTGGTAGCGCAAGAACATCAGCTTTAGCTTGACCAGTAAGTACTACAGTTGCCACTTGTCCAGGACGTACGGGTTGATCTTTCCCGATAAGGCACAGCAGAGTGTGTGAAGCAACTCGTGGCCGAGATTGTTGCTCCGCTCCAGTTTTGGACAGCTGCATTTGCGCAGCCGAATACCCGCCGAGCGCAGCAGAGCTATTTTGGCTGCTTACTGTTGTGACAATTGCGGTGTTGGAGATGTGAAATTCTGTATTCTGTGTTGCTGCGGTGGATTCGCCATCTACCAGCGCTTGGTCGCCAGGTGAGGCAACGATAGCTTGGATATTGGTAGGGCCAAGCCCGTTTTCGATCTGGAACTTTCCAGTTAACGAGTCAATAGGGGCGACGGACAAAAGCAAAGAAGCATCCACAGCTAAAGCAAAACCCTGATATTCTAGTTCAAAAACCGGGTAATACATGGGAACGTCAGCAGATGCCTCCGCAGCTTTCCGCACGACGGCGTCCACGGGCGATTTTATCTCCGTACCATTGCTCCAGCCTAGTACTTGATTGGCTTTTACCGAGTCGTTCACTTTAACTGCAGGTTGAAAAGCACCGTGCTGAGATGTTGAAAGAACAAAGGAACGTGATTGCTCAACAGTTGCTTTCGCGGAAAAAGTGGGCACGATCTGGCGTTTTTCTGCCAAAACCGTCGACACAACTGGAACAGTGCTCGAGTGCTCTGCCGTCTGTATGTCTGTACCGCTGGTAGAGCATCCAGATAGCAGCAGTACCATCGACAACAGACATACAGAGACAGTTCGGGTAGCTGGAATGTGCATGTTTCTCAGTAAGTTAAGTCGCCACCCCACGTGTTATCGCAGAACCAGCTGCACGCCTTCATACGACCTTGGAAGGCAAAACGAGTACCGCGGAGTATATTGTTCCACGATTTTGCCCCTTCATCGTTCCACTGTAGTGTGTGCGTAAATTGTGGACCACCTGGTTGCTTCATATTGCGCAAGCCTAGACGAAGATGTCCACTAGGCATATCGTTAACGCTCAAGGTGATTGGTCCATTGAAGCTGTGCGTGCGAGTGTAATCGTATTGAACAAGAGAACCAGAGGTATTGAGCTGACCTGAGACATAGGCATTGTCTGCGTAGGCAACACCAGCGCCGCCTACAAGCATCGCAATCGTCGCAGTCGCTGCGAGGAATCCTTTCTTAAATGACATGAGTCGATCTCCTCAAGTGCAGATATGTGGTTATGGGCTGGAGAGCTCCAGTGGTTGCCATTATCCTGTGGGGCCATCTATGACGGAATACCCCAGAATTGGGGTATTCCTGAATTGTCTGGTATGTATAAAATCGTTGTAAGTATTATCGCGCTATATAGGGGGGTGTCGTGCGGGTTTTCGTGCTTTGTGTTCTTGCTTTTTTCTTGGCTAGCGCAGGAGCTAATGTTAGGAGCGACGTAGCATCCCCATATCAGCTAGGCAACATGATTCATGTCGGTGTTGCCATCCATCCAGTGTGTAAAATCTTCCCGTGGGTATGCAGATAGGCAGAGATAGAAAGCGTATTCTCAGCACGAGCAGTAAGATGAAAAGCGAGGATATTTTTCGTCTCGCCTTCTGGATTCTGTTGGTTTTTATTTCTATTATCGATTTGTTTTTCCTGGGCGGTGCAGCATCTTCAATAAATGCTGTGTTCGTAGTGCTCTTGCTTGCTATTGCGGTGTTGATTCCTTGGCGTCCTCGGCTCTGCGGATGGATCTTCCTCCTAGTTGAAACTGCATTCCTCGCCCTTCCATCTGTCTCTGTAGGAATCCTCGCCTATGTGTGCGTTGCGGTGTTCTTCCTTTGGGGCTGGCACAGATACAAGACTGACGCCGTGTTAGGGACGTTAGTTTTGCTCGGAGGCTTCTGGCCTGGGGTCTCATTTCAACTGCCAGCTGCTGTCATGCTGCTTATCCTACTCGGTACTGCCTTTGTTCTGGGACACACGATGTATCGCTCTGCACAGGAACGAGATGCTGCGGTGGCGCAATTGTGGCGGGTTAAATTGCGACGTTTGGAAGCGACCCAACAATTTAAAGCTAATGTAGCTATGCAACTGCACGATTCCCTTGCTGGAACTTTATCTGTGGTAACAAAGCTTGCTGAGGCAGTGCGACAAGAGGTGCCTGACAACACTTCGCTATCGTTAAAGGCTGGTCTTTTAGAGGAACAAGCCCGAGCGTCTCTGAGAGAGCTTCGCGAGATTATTCAATTTCTCGACAGTCCAAACCCGCCCGCCGATCAAGAAGTCAGCCTTATTTCTGCGTTGGCAAGAGTGGAAAGCATCGCTTCAACAGTAGGAATTAATCTCGAGTTGGAGTATGAGGACAGGGAGCTAAAACAGCTGTCTTTGGAGATAAAGATTATTCTTTTCGCATTTCTGCGTGAAGTTGCAACCAACTTACTAAAATATGCTGCGCCATCAACAGACGCCGTTTTGAGCGTTTCTTGTAGTGCAGACACGATTGAAATGATGATGAAGAATCAGTATCACGACGCAGTGCGAGATGCAGACATCAGCTCAGGTAGAGGACTCAACAATCTTCGAAAGAAGTTTGAACTTGCTGGAGGCGGGCTAGACGTATGGGCGATAGATAATTGGTGGTATGTTCACGGCGAGGTTCCACTTGAGAAAGGGAATGTAAGTGATCTCCAACAGTTCCTGTAACACAGGGGATGCACAGGCCAATAGCGGCGATCCCGGAACAGATATCTTGCGGGTGATTTTTGCTGACGATTCACAAATATATCGGCAGCAGCAAAGCGAATTGTTGCGGCAATTCTCCAGCGTAAAGCTCGTTGGCGTTGCCGAGTCGGGGCTTGAGCTTCTAGATATCGCAAAATCTGTGGCGTGGGACGCGGCGTTGCTAGATATTGCCATGCCGGAGCTAGACGGCATTGAAACTCTTAGGCGATTAATGGAAATTCGCCCTAATGCCACGATTCTCATGCTCACTGCCTTTGAACGCCCGCAAACGCTTCGTGAGGCATTAGCAGCTGGCGCGAAAGGTTTTCTCACGAAAGAAACATCCACCGAAGAACTTGTTTCAGCACTGCACCGTGCCTATCACGGGAAAACTGTATTTGATCAGCGTCCAACAGAAATGTTGCGCGATTACTATGTGCGTGGCGATGGAAGCAACACCGACGAAGACTTCATCGCACGACTGGAAGGATTGCCCGAACGGCTATACAAAATTGCGCAGCTTCTTGCCCAGTCGTACACGAATCGGGAAATATCCCGCGCAACTGGCTTATCTGAACATACCGTAGGAAGCTACGTGCGAGACACCATCAGGCTATTGGGAGCCCGACGCGGAGAAATAGCTGTCAAAATGCGAGAACTGAATCTAAGGGATTAGCTGCTGTTTCTTGTAACTCTGCTCGTGGGCGCGTCAGCTTACGGAGAGATCTGGGCAGGGTGGAGTGACCTGGTTTTGCGGTTCGGTTGGTTTTCCCTTGTTAGGCACTGCTGGTGTGTATCTGGTGTCGATCAGCCTCACACCTTCATGGGTGCCCATTTTCAAAGATGAGCGGCGAGCCGTAGTCCATGTTGGGGCCGTCGTCGTACATTCGGAGGTAATCGCGCAACTCAGCGCGCGAGGCGAACGTGATGGTACGATACGGCGCGTAGAAGGCGAGTTTCTCGACGAAGAGCAGCCCGTCGCCAGTCTCGACAAGCACGCCGGTGTGTCCGACGAAGGAGTATGCCTGGGCGTCAAGCGTGTCATGCACATAGACGGAGACCACTGAGATCTGGCCATCGGTATGGCTGATCTGGTGGTCGGCGTCGTAGACGTGCACGCTGCGAGGCTTAGGCACAAAACCAGGAGACTCTTCTTCATGAAACGATGCTAGCGCCTGGCAGATAAGATCGGGTTGACGTGCACATACGTGTGTGCACGTGCCCGCTATTCGGATACTCGATCACAAATTGAGCATTTCGTGGCCAAATAGATGAGTTAGCATCGCACTAGCACAAAGGTAGTTCAATGAGGAAAAAACTAATCGCCGGGCTCGCGGTTCTTGCTTTGAGCCTGGGTGCTGCCCCTGCGGCAGCCGCCCCAGATGCCCCGCCTGCGCCACCCGCGCCACCTGCAGCGCCGACGGAACGGCCAGAGAAGAGCGTCCCGGTCATCGTCACGCTGGAGCGTCAGCCGAAGGGATCGACTGACAAGGCGATGGTGGAGAAGATCGCCAACGATCTTGCCGCCAAATACAACATGTCGATTCGCCGCCAGTTCTCTTACCTGGTGAATGCTTTTTCGGCTTACGTTCCCGTGAGCGCGATCGAGGATCTCGCCCTCGAAAAGGGCGTTGTCGCTGTCGACCGTATGCGGGTCTACTATCCCTCGATGGAGAGCGCAGTCAAGCTCACACAGGTAGTGCAGGCATCGCAGAAGCACGACGTCGACGGCCAAGGCCTGGTCGTCTCCATTGTTGACACGGGCATTGATATCAACCACCAGGACATGCGTCTAGATGACGGCGTGGCCGTGCGCGTGAAGCCTGAAGCAGGCTTTACCGACAAGGTTCCGTACGGCTACAACTTTGCCGATGAGACGACGCAGGTCAAGGACAAGACCGCCTCCCAGCACGGCATGCACGTGGCCGGCATCGTCGCGGCAAATGCGCCAGATGGGGCCGACGTGATCAAGAATGGCCGCATCGACGGCGTCGCGCCGAACGCCCAGCTGCTGGCGATGAAGGTCTTCTCTAACGACCCGAAGAAACCGGGTGCGGCGGCAGATGACGTGATGGCCGCGGTTGAAGAGTCCGTCAAGCATGGCGCGGACGTCATCAATCTCTCCCTTGGCCACCCCAACGGCCACGAAGGGCAGGCGTTGGGCGAGCAGCGCGTTATCGCAAATGCTCGCGCAGCTGGTGTCGAAGTGATCGTTGCCGCCGGCAATGAGGGGCAAAATGGCTCCGCGAAGGGCGTTACCGACGATCAGCTCGGTCTGCTCGACGACGGCACGGTGGGCGGGCCTTCCACGGGCACGGACGCGTGGTCGGTTGCCTCGGTGGAGAACTCGACGATCGTCAACAGCGCTGGCACCGCGAAGAACGACAAGGAAGAGTACACCTTCAGCTACCAGCTTCAGGTGGGCAGCTCGGACGGATCGCCGGTCGAGATCGTCGACGCCGGCTGGGGAACCATGCAGGAGACTCTCGGTAAGGATTTCAGCGGCAAGTTCGTCCTTATCCAGCGTGGCGCCAAGGAAGGCGAAGAACCAATAACGTTCGGCGATAAGTTTAGGAACGCCATCATTGCAAAAGCCGCCGGCGTCATCGTCTACAACCACAAGCAAGGCGGCGACGAGTTCCTCGGCATGGGCGGCCTGGAGGGCATCACCATCCCCGGCGCATTTATCGGCCATAAAGACGGCGTCAAGCTGGCCGAGATGATTAAGGCTGGCAAGACGACGATCGCTTTGACGAACATGCGAGTCGTGGTGGCCAATCCCGATTCGATGCGCCCGTCGTCCTTCACCTCCTGGGGAGCCGGGCCAGAGCTCGGTTTCAAGCCCGAGATCGCTGGTATCGGTGGAAACGTGTATTCGACCGTCAACGATCACAAGTACGACACGAAATCCGGCACGTCGATGGCCGCTCCTCATGTGGCGGGCGTTGCGGCGCTGATGATTCAGAAAGCCGAAGCGGATAATCCGCAGCGGCCGCGTTCTGAGATTGTGCTGCGCAACCGCGTCGCGATGTCCAACACCGCGAAGATCCTGGAAAAGGACGGTGTGCCTTTCGCCCCGCGCCAGATTGGTGCCGGTCTCGTACAGGTCCAGGACGCGCTTGAAACGAAGGTGCTTGCCACTGTCGATGATTCCCCAGTGGTAGCTCTCAAGGAGGTGGCGGCCACGAAGTCTTTCACCGTCACCCTGGCAAATGAGTCA from Trueperella pyogenes includes these protein-coding regions:
- a CDS encoding ATP-binding protein, which codes for MYLPRVLDCVVSRHLDGFGGVLIEGVRACGKTETGRHHAASEIALDSSSIGVRTALETDPSLVLEGETPRLIDEWQVEPLLWNDVRREIDARGKPGQFILTGSAVPADNERRHPGSHRIMKARMRPMTLHERGLGVSRVSLEGLFSGRAFETTLEPDIDIRDVLDQLVHGGWPGDLHKSASQAQDGLQAYIDEVISSDLARLDNEPRRDPIRMWELFRSLSRHVGTEVQYTTIAGDISATTPIAPETVVEYLNTLQRLFLLEYQDAWAPHIRSRYAVRTSPKIHFVDPALAAAALGVGVDRLLNDLETAGQWFESWIVQHLRVFAEPLRGRVLHYRDKSGREADAVVVLPDGSWGAVEVKLGQRQVQAGKDSLLKFADTINIDKTGAPAFLAVVTANGPTMRMGDGVITFPISSLAP
- a CDS encoding efflux RND transporter periplasmic adaptor subunit; the encoded protein is MSTVLAEKRQIVPTFSAKATVEQSRSFVLSTSQHGAFQPAVKVNDSVKANQVLGWSNGTEIKSPVDAVVRKAAEASADVPMYYPVFELEYQGFALAVDASLLLSVAPIDSLTGKFQIENGLGPTNIQAIVASPGDQALVDGESTAATQNTEFHISNTAIVTTVSSQNSSAALGGYSAAQMQLSKTGAEQQSRPRVASHTLLCLIGKDQPVRPGQVATVVLTGQAKADVLALPVSAVAGRMGKGAVTLMKDGNSSVVEVSLGVSDGAYIEITSGLSEGDVISAVAPHLDPRKK
- a CDS encoding sensor histidine kinase, which encodes MQIGRDRKRILSTSSKMKSEDIFRLAFWILLVFISIIDLFFLGGAASSINAVFVVLLLAIAVLIPWRPRLCGWIFLLVETAFLALPSVSVGILAYVCVAVFFLWGWHRYKTDAVLGTLVLLGGFWPGVSFQLPAAVMLLILLGTAFVLGHTMYRSAQERDAAVAQLWRVKLRRLEATQQFKANVAMQLHDSLAGTLSVVTKLAEAVRQEVPDNTSLSLKAGLLEEQARASLRELREIIQFLDSPNPPADQEVSLISALARVESIASTVGINLELEYEDRELKQLSLEIKIILFAFLREVATNLLKYAAPSTDAVLSVSCSADTIEMMMKNQYHDAVRDADISSGRGLNNLRKKFELAGGGLDVWAIDNWWYVHGEVPLEKGNVSDLQQFL
- a CDS encoding ABC transporter permease, with the translated sequence MLKMIIQDLRISPGRTFLTGFSMLIGIIAVIISVLAGSIGKEYLASTIEQLYGRAPTYSMSISSPHFSNSSALSNLAASLEKYNLHATLVLTPDQEHSYVTNRDLDNPPSTEDFSNGLSVDTVYTTASYAQVYNLPIVQGRWLTPPNQMPRLEIVANKPASRIFPLHSYSYITTQSTVTPTPLEVTGIINDGLSFARIYVNVEGLAALAPHLWTSTNAVFYWHDTSSRTNQQRSMLIADLLHDYAPGTINTITRVDSQDYEGVLNIISLSFIVTSTLLLIVAAIGLINIGLASIEQRSHELLIRRAMGATRGSVAMQVIGSSILLAGIVACVAIVLSIAIVEGIPLFLPSDSPAAKPEYPYFAAVAAITAAIITALIGSIAPALRAARLQPALALR
- a CDS encoding response regulator transcription factor, with product MISNSSCNTGDAQANSGDPGTDILRVIFADDSQIYRQQQSELLRQFSSVKLVGVAESGLELLDIAKSVAWDAALLDIAMPELDGIETLRRLMEIRPNATILMLTAFERPQTLREALAAGAKGFLTKETSTEELVSALHRAYHGKTVFDQRPTEMLRDYYVRGDGSNTDEDFIARLEGLPERLYKIAQLLAQSYTNREISRATGLSEHTVGSYVRDTIRLLGARRGEIAVKMRELNLRD
- a CDS encoding ABC transporter ATP-binding protein, with protein sequence MSEVLLKLDDVTARVRLGRRQILTTVDSVSLSIIRGTSNAIIGKSGSGKTSLISILGLLNSDFTGRYTYGNHNVASLSDRKLSKLRGSRIGFVFQNYSLIRHLNVAQNVDLSLLYSSEKLSRKERLDRISQALEDVGLSERSREYPGSLSGGEQQRVAIARALVLRPELLICDEPTGALDTDTGIQVLNVLMELVESSRTTLVLVTHDNDVAARCENLMYMDSGRLTHA
- a CDS encoding MarR family winged helix-turn-helix transcriptional regulator, translated to MDVRSILMHLQCELVAERAPVNPLGVSWLQYDVLLQLDREHRMLPSDLSIIMGISRTKLSKALKSLKVMGYVRQTPSESDGRELHTSITESGRQLLEDISLQHTSLYETAIKSMKKDELEEFARLSDKLSAGLKQQRIARHE
- a CDS encoding DUF4300 family protein produces the protein MPKPRSVHVYDADHQISHTDGQISVVSVYVHDTLDAQAYSFVGHTGVLVETGDGLLFVEKLAFYAPYRTITFASRAELRDYLRMYDDGPNMDYGSPLIFENGHP